A stretch of Pseudoprevotella muciniphila DNA encodes these proteins:
- the nuoL gene encoding NADH-quinone oxidoreductase subunit L, which translates to MEYQHTLLILLLPLLSFLILGICGKWLSHKTAGLIGTSLMAIVTVLAYYTAYVYFTSDRVDGVFQTIVPFNFEWLPFYIPGLANLHFDMGIMLDPISVMMLIVITTVSLMVHIYSFGYMHGEVGFQRYYAFLGLFSMSMLGLVVATNIFQMYMFWELVGVCSYLLIGFYYTEKPAIAASKKAFIVTRFADLGFLVGILIYGYYTGSFSFDFTGTAVYAEGALHGAGPDAARALAAGGFILPTALFLMFLGGAGKSAMFPLHIWLPDAMEGPTPVSALIHAATMVVAGVFQIARLFPMWIQHAPETLHYVAWIGAFTAFYAAAVACAQSDIKRVLAFSTISQIAFMMVALGVCVPGHGQENVIDNHGSLGYMASMYHLFTHAMFKATLFLCAGCIIHAVHSNEMSAMGGMRKYMPVTHITFLIATLAISGIPPFSGFFSKDEILAASFNYSGVLGWIMTIIAAMTAFYMFRLYYGIFWGTENKELHDELKAHGHFGEAPAVMTVPLVILTIYTVFVGWALPATDGSFSLQGTFGTYVSASGEAYHIHLDPSIAVTSVVIAVISIVLATVIYIRPTQPVAEKMKSAMPRLHQWAYRRFYIDEIYQFVTHRIIFAYISRPIAWIDRHIVDGVLNGLANGTNVVGENIRPLQSGKIQQYAYVFFLGIVVLFFLMLI; encoded by the coding sequence GTGGAATACCAACACACTCTTCTCATCCTGCTTCTTCCGCTATTGTCCTTTTTGATATTGGGCATTTGCGGAAAATGGCTTAGCCACAAGACTGCGGGCCTTATCGGTACAAGTCTGATGGCTATAGTAACCGTCCTGGCTTATTACACGGCGTACGTTTATTTTACGTCAGACCGTGTGGACGGTGTCTTCCAGACGATAGTGCCTTTCAACTTTGAATGGTTGCCGTTCTATATCCCAGGGCTTGCGAACCTTCACTTCGATATGGGCATTATGCTCGATCCGATTTCAGTAATGATGCTTATTGTCATTACGACGGTGTCGCTGATGGTGCATATCTATTCCTTCGGCTATATGCATGGCGAAGTGGGTTTTCAGCGCTATTATGCGTTCCTTGGCTTGTTCTCGATGTCGATGCTCGGTCTGGTAGTTGCCACCAACATTTTCCAGATGTACATGTTCTGGGAACTCGTGGGTGTATGCTCATACCTGCTTATCGGTTTCTATTACACGGAAAAACCTGCCATTGCAGCATCGAAGAAGGCATTTATCGTAACCCGTTTTGCTGACCTTGGCTTCTTGGTGGGTATCTTGATTTACGGCTACTATACAGGTTCGTTCAGTTTCGATTTCACAGGCACAGCCGTTTATGCAGAAGGCGCTCTACATGGAGCAGGTCCTGATGCAGCCCGCGCTTTGGCAGCCGGCGGTTTCATTCTGCCTACAGCATTGTTCCTGATGTTCCTTGGTGGTGCTGGTAAGTCAGCCATGTTCCCGTTGCACATCTGGTTGCCCGACGCTATGGAAGGCCCGACTCCCGTCAGTGCGTTGATCCATGCGGCTACGATGGTTGTGGCAGGTGTGTTCCAGATTGCACGTTTGTTCCCTATGTGGATACAACATGCGCCTGAAACATTACACTATGTGGCTTGGATAGGCGCGTTTACAGCATTCTATGCAGCAGCAGTGGCATGCGCTCAGAGCGATATCAAACGTGTGTTGGCTTTCTCTACAATATCACAAATCGCCTTCATGATGGTGGCACTTGGTGTTTGTGTGCCAGGTCATGGTCAGGAGAATGTGATAGATAACCATGGTAGTTTAGGCTATATGGCTTCGATGTACCATCTGTTCACGCACGCTATGTTCAAGGCTACACTCTTCCTTTGTGCCGGTTGCATCATTCATGCCGTTCACAGCAACGAGATGTCAGCGATGGGCGGAATGCGCAAGTATATGCCCGTGACGCATATCACATTCCTCATTGCAACACTTGCCATCTCCGGTATTCCTCCTTTCTCGGGCTTCTTCTCAAAGGACGAAATCCTTGCTGCATCATTCAATTACAGCGGTGTGCTCGGTTGGATTATGACCATTATTGCAGCCATGACAGCATTCTATATGTTCCGTCTTTACTACGGCATCTTCTGGGGTACGGAGAACAAGGAACTGCATGACGAACTCAAGGCACACGGCCACTTTGGTGAAGCACCGGCAGTGATGACAGTACCTCTCGTTATTCTGACTATCTACACCGTCTTCGTTGGTTGGGCACTCCCCGCTACCGATGGCTCTTTCAGTCTGCAAGGCACTTTCGGCACGTATGTGAGCGCTTCGGGCGAAGCATATCACATTCATCTTGATCCGTCGATTGCTGTTACGAGTGTGGTAATTGCTGTAATCAGCATCGTTTTGGCTACGGTTATCTACATACGTCCTACTCAACCTGTTGCAGAGAAGATGAAGAGCGCAATGCCTCGTCTGCACCAGTGGGCTTACCGTCGTTTCTATATCGACGAAATCTATCAGTTTGTAACACACCGCATTATATTTGCCTATATCAGCCGTCCCATTGCTTGGATTGACCGCCACATCGTAGATGGTGTGCTTAATGGCTTGGCAAATGGTACTAACGTTGTCGGCGAGAACATCCGTCCGCTGCAGAGCGGAAAGATACAGCAATATGCTTACGTGTTCTTCCTGGGCATCGTTGTTCTGTTCTTCCTGATGCTGATATAA
- the nuoK gene encoding NADH-quinone oxidoreductase subunit NuoK produces MIRIEYILIISAVMMFAGIFGFLTRRGTLAILLSIELMLNATDINFAVFNRMLGTGHDGYFFTLFSIAISAAESAIAIAIMINIYRQLKDVSVDKLSKLKW; encoded by the coding sequence ATGATTAGAATAGAATACATCCTCATTATTTCTGCCGTAATGATGTTTGCAGGCATCTTCGGTTTTCTGACCCGCAGGGGCACGCTTGCCATTCTTCTCAGCATAGAGTTGATGCTCAATGCGACAGACATCAATTTCGCAGTGTTCAACCGCATGCTGGGCACGGGTCACGACGGCTATTTCTTTACGCTGTTTTCGATAGCCATTTCGGCAGCCGAGAGTGCGATAGCCATAGCCATCATGATCAATATCTACCGACAGTTGAAGGACGTGTCGGTGGACAAACTCTCCAAACTGAAATGGTAA
- a CDS encoding NADH-quinone oxidoreductase subunit J family protein, translating to MDSYNIMFIVLAVVIVISSIVTVTARSIMRSTTALFFTLLGTAGIYFMLGYTFLGAVQIMVYAGGIIVLYVFAILLTRGSKDQLSENSKTKIALSAILSIVGFGLVVFLIFTSHLRGALLEPVQGPHGMTMQYIGENLLSSGEKGYLLPFEAVSLLLLACIVAGLMVARKR from the coding sequence ATGGATTCATACAATATCATGTTCATCGTATTGGCAGTGGTTATCGTCATTTCGTCCATCGTAACAGTGACGGCAAGGAGCATTATGCGTTCTACCACAGCCCTGTTCTTTACCTTGCTCGGTACGGCAGGCATTTATTTCATGCTGGGCTATACCTTCCTTGGTGCCGTTCAGATTATGGTTTATGCAGGAGGCATCATCGTGCTCTATGTGTTCGCCATTCTACTGACCCGTGGTTCGAAGGACCAATTGTCGGAAAATTCCAAGACGAAGATAGCCCTCAGTGCCATCCTTTCGATTGTGGGCTTTGGCCTCGTGGTGTTCCTTATTTTCACTAGCCATCTCCGTGGTGCTCTGCTGGAGCCTGTTCAAGGTCCACACGGCATGACGATGCAGTACATTGGCGAAAATCTGCTCTCCTCGGGCGAAAAAGGCTATCTGCTTCCTTTCGAGGCTGTCAGTTTGCTGCTTTTGGCTTGTATAGTGGCAGGTTTGATGGTGGCACGTAAACGTTAA
- the nuoH gene encoding NADH-quinone oxidoreductase subunit NuoH yields the protein MFDFSTVTKWIDNLLRVDAGFPSWAATLTECILVALVIITLYAVFAIVLIYMERKICAFFQCRLGPNRVGKWGLLQVFADVFKMLQKEIMKMRQTDRFLHDLAPFFVVTASMITFSCLPWGKGASIIDFNIGIFFILAVSSVGVVGILLAGWGSNSKYPLIGAMRSGAQIISYEISIGITMLTMICLTGTMSVSGIVEQQYEEGWNIFRGHLPALIAFVVYLIAGNAECNRGPFDLPEAESELTAGYHTEYSGMHFGYFYLAEYLNLFIVAGIATTMFLGGWAPLHIVGLEGFNNVMDMIPSSLWFIGKTLFVVFLLMWERWTLPRLRIDNILSLEWKYLMPISLINLLLMALVVAFGIHF from the coding sequence ATGTTTGATTTCAGTACAGTAACAAAATGGATAGATAATCTCCTTCGTGTAGATGCCGGTTTTCCCAGCTGGGCAGCAACACTGACGGAGTGTATCCTCGTTGCCCTCGTCATTATCACGCTTTATGCTGTGTTTGCGATTGTGCTCATCTACATGGAGCGCAAGATTTGTGCTTTCTTCCAGTGCCGCCTCGGTCCTAATCGTGTGGGCAAATGGGGCTTGCTTCAGGTTTTTGCCGACGTGTTCAAGATGCTGCAAAAGGAAATAATGAAGATGCGTCAGACCGACCGCTTCCTCCACGACCTCGCCCCGTTTTTTGTGGTAACTGCCTCCATGATTACTTTCTCATGCTTGCCATGGGGTAAGGGAGCAAGTATTATCGACTTCAATATCGGTATATTCTTCATCCTTGCCGTGTCGAGTGTTGGCGTTGTCGGCATATTGCTCGCAGGATGGGGTAGTAACAGTAAATATCCGCTCATCGGTGCCATGCGTAGTGGAGCACAAATCATCAGTTACGAAATATCTATTGGCATCACGATGCTGACCATGATTTGCCTTACTGGAACGATGTCTGTCAGTGGCATCGTGGAGCAACAGTATGAAGAAGGATGGAACATCTTCCGTGGCCATCTTCCCGCGCTGATTGCTTTTGTGGTTTACTTGATTGCAGGAAATGCAGAGTGTAACCGCGGCCCATTCGACCTTCCGGAAGCCGAGAGCGAGTTGACCGCAGGCTACCATACAGAATACTCCGGTATGCACTTCGGCTACTTCTATCTGGCAGAATACCTCAACCTCTTCATTGTGGCTGGTATAGCCACCACGATGTTCCTTGGCGGTTGGGCGCCATTGCACATTGTCGGCTTGGAAGGTTTCAATAACGTAATGGATATGATTCCGAGTTCGCTTTGGTTCATCGGTAAGACACTGTTTGTAGTGTTCCTGCTGATGTGGGAGCGTTGGACTCTGCCTCGTCTGCGTATTGACAATATCCTCTCGCTGGAGTGGAAGTATCTGATGCCTATCAGTCTGATTAACTTGCTGCTCATGGCGCTCGTTGTGGCATTCGGTATTCATTTCTAA
- a CDS encoding NADH-quinone oxidoreductase subunit D, whose protein sequence is MNLEYTIVAPEDLHKEMFRLREEKNMDFLVHLTGVDWGEEGLGVVYQLESTKSGEQVNIKSVSPNREQPVLPTVSDIWEVANIYEREVYDFLGIIFTDHPDMRRIFLREDWVGYPLRKDDNPLEENPLRMENEPLSDSTVSYELHEDGTLSTHNNVIFEEDDYVVNFGPQHPSTHGVLHFRIALEGERIKRIDPHLGYIHRGIEKMNESMTYPQMLALTDRMDYLGAMQSRHALCKVIEDAMGVEVSDRVQVIRTIMDELQRIDSHILFYSCLAQDFGATTGFLYGFRDREKILDVLEETCGGRLIINYNTIGGVQADIHPNFVKRVKELIPVIRKGVDEFNDLFTGNVIAHNRMEGVGVLTKEQVISMGCTGGTGRAAGWHNDLRKHRPYAAYDRVDFDEITFEEGDCFARYMVRINEIEQSLRIIEQLIDNIPEGPFQEKMKPIIKVPEGVYYTAVEGSRGQFGVYLESKGDKSPYRVHYRSTGLPLVAAMDAACRGNLIADFVAIGGTLDYIVPDVDR, encoded by the coding sequence ATGAATCTTGAATATACTATCGTAGCGCCCGAAGATCTTCACAAGGAGATGTTTCGTCTTCGCGAAGAAAAGAATATGGACTTTCTGGTTCACCTTACTGGTGTGGATTGGGGAGAAGAAGGTCTTGGTGTGGTTTATCAATTGGAATCGACCAAGAGCGGTGAGCAGGTGAACATCAAGTCGGTTTCTCCCAACCGCGAACAGCCAGTTCTGCCTACAGTAAGCGACATTTGGGAGGTGGCGAATATCTATGAGCGCGAGGTGTACGACTTTCTCGGTATCATCTTTACAGATCATCCCGACATGCGCCGCATCTTCCTGCGCGAGGATTGGGTGGGGTATCCACTCCGTAAAGACGACAATCCCTTGGAGGAAAATCCATTAAGAATGGAGAATGAGCCTTTGTCGGACTCTACTGTGTCGTACGAATTGCATGAAGACGGCACATTGAGCACACATAATAATGTTATTTTCGAAGAGGATGACTATGTGGTGAACTTCGGTCCGCAGCACCCTTCTACTCATGGCGTGCTCCATTTCCGCATCGCTCTGGAGGGTGAGCGCATCAAGCGCATAGACCCCCATTTGGGCTATATTCACCGCGGTATAGAAAAGATGAACGAAAGTATGACCTATCCGCAGATGCTGGCACTGACCGACCGTATGGACTATCTCGGTGCCATGCAGAGCCGTCACGCGCTGTGCAAAGTGATAGAAGATGCCATGGGTGTTGAGGTGAGCGACCGTGTGCAGGTCATCCGTACGATTATGGACGAACTTCAGCGTATCGATTCGCACATTTTGTTCTACTCTTGTCTGGCTCAGGACTTCGGTGCAACTACGGGATTTCTCTATGGCTTCCGCGACCGCGAAAAAATACTCGACGTGTTAGAGGAAACTTGCGGTGGACGCCTTATCATAAACTATAACACCATTGGTGGTGTGCAAGCCGACATTCATCCAAACTTCGTGAAGCGCGTGAAGGAACTGATTCCTGTCATTCGCAAGGGTGTGGACGAATTCAACGACCTTTTCACAGGCAACGTTATTGCCCACAACCGCATGGAGGGTGTTGGCGTGCTGACCAAGGAACAGGTCATCTCGATGGGCTGTACGGGCGGTACGGGTCGCGCTGCAGGTTGGCACAACGACCTTCGTAAACATCGTCCATACGCAGCATACGACCGTGTTGATTTCGATGAGATTACATTCGAGGAGGGCGACTGCTTCGCTCGCTACATGGTTCGCATCAATGAGATTGAACAAAGTTTGCGCATCATAGAACAACTCATTGACAATATCCCCGAAGGTCCATTCCAAGAAAAGATGAAACCTATCATCAAAGTGCCTGAAGGCGTGTATTACACTGCTGTAGAAGGTAGTCGCGGACAGTTTGGTGTATATCTTGAGAGCAAGGGCGACAAGAGTCCCTATCGTGTTCACTATCGCTCAACCGGTCTGCCGCTTGTTGCGGCCATGGATGCAGCCTGTCGCGGCAACTTGATTGCCGACTTTGTGGCAATCGGTGGCACGCTTGACTATATTGTGCCCGACGTGGATCGTTAA
- a CDS encoding NADH-quinone oxidoreductase subunit B — protein sequence MALKLKRPKIKSIPYDEFNDNETFEQLVQKLNENGVNIVVKKLDDLFDWGRSNSLWPLTFATSCCGIEFMAVCAARYDIARFGFEVTRNSPRHADVILVNGTITTKMAPVLKRLYDQMADPKYVVAIGGCAVSGGPFRKSYHVVQGVDQIIPVDVYVPGCPPRPEAFLYGMMQLQRIVKVENFFGTTNRKEKDPFKKEYKTLNSELIDTQEQA from the coding sequence ATGGCATTAAAACTGAAACGTCCGAAAATCAAGTCGATTCCTTACGACGAGTTTAATGACAACGAGACTTTTGAACAGTTGGTTCAGAAGTTGAACGAGAATGGTGTAAACATCGTGGTAAAGAAATTGGACGATTTGTTCGACTGGGGTCGTTCCAATTCACTTTGGCCTCTGACCTTTGCTACGAGTTGTTGCGGCATTGAGTTCATGGCAGTTTGTGCAGCCCGTTACGACATTGCCCGCTTCGGTTTTGAAGTAACACGTAACAGTCCACGTCATGCTGATGTGATTCTCGTTAACGGAACCATAACAACGAAGATGGCACCAGTGCTCAAGCGCTTGTATGACCAGATGGCAGATCCAAAATATGTGGTAGCTATCGGTGGTTGCGCTGTGAGTGGTGGTCCTTTCCGCAAGTCATACCATGTGGTACAAGGTGTGGACCAAATCATCCCAGTAGATGTATATGTGCCTGGTTGTCCTCCGCGTCCGGAAGCGTTCCTCTACGGCATGATGCAACTTCAGCGTATTGTGAAGGTGGAAAATTTCTTCGGCACTACTAACCGCAAGGAGAAAGATCCATTTAAAAAGGAGTATAAGACACTGAATAGCGAACTCATCGATACTCAGGAACAGGCATAA
- a CDS encoding NADH-quinone oxidoreductase subunit A: MNFTLFLTALLTGVGFVAVVTVLAKLLAPRSFNAQKEEPYESGIPTRGRSWMQFRVGYYLFAILFLMFDVETMFLFPWAVTLQSTVDKYGPVALVSVLFFLIILVLGLVYAWRKGALKWH, from the coding sequence ATGAATTTTACGTTGTTTTTAACGGCGTTGCTTACAGGCGTAGGTTTTGTTGCAGTGGTAACTGTACTTGCCAAATTGTTGGCTCCGCGCAGTTTCAATGCACAAAAGGAAGAACCATACGAGAGTGGTATTCCCACTCGCGGTCGTTCGTGGATGCAATTCCGTGTGGGCTATTATCTCTTTGCCATTTTGTTCTTGATGTTCGACGTGGAAACGATGTTCTTGTTCCCATGGGCCGTAACGTTGCAGAGCACAGTGGATAAGTATGGTCCTGTCGCTCTTGTGAGCGTACTGTTTTTCTTGATTATTTTAGTTCTGGGCTTGGTATATGCCTGGAGGAAAGGAGCGCTCAAATGGCATTAA
- a CDS encoding DNA polymerase III subunit gamma/tau — protein MEKYIVSARKYRPRNFDSVVGQNALTTTLKNAIASGKLAHAYLFCGPRGVGKTTCARIFAKAINCLNPGQNGEPCDECESCRAFNENRSYNIHELDAASNNSVDDMRSLIEQTQIPPQVGKYKTFIIDEVHMLSTGAFNAFLKTLEEPPAHDIFILATTEKHKLLPTILSRCQIYDFKRMEIPDIVNHLKYVAKDMGVSYEDEALNVIAQKADGGMRDALSIFDQVASFSEGNITYHKVIEDLNVLDYEYYFRLTDCLLKCDIPESLLILNEVLSKGFDAQHFIGGLATHLRDLLVSKEPRTTKLLDVADSVRQRYTEQSQRCKPAILYKALRLCNDCDINYRTASNKRLLVELTLIQVAQLSSDEEPSAGRSPAKNIKPIFSSAPANNPAQERKPAATTAATTTTPATTPAADPKQAVQSTPIKAPAAATTTAPQPKGPRILSISGLANEKNQKSAAQEKPLDELTANLGEKPFTDSDLRVHWQRYASQLPIEKRAMSERMKNMQPALKEGAQVEVVVDNRQVLEYMEEMRYDITLHLRRELDNRHINLNMRIREMTERRPAYSQKEIFEQLLETHPEFRQLKEDLKLELN, from the coding sequence ATGGAGAAATACATCGTTTCCGCCCGAAAATACAGGCCAAGAAATTTCGACAGTGTGGTAGGACAAAATGCATTGACTACTACCCTGAAAAATGCCATTGCTTCGGGTAAACTGGCACATGCCTACCTCTTCTGCGGACCTCGCGGTGTGGGAAAGACCACATGCGCACGCATCTTCGCAAAAGCCATCAACTGCCTCAATCCGGGGCAGAACGGCGAGCCGTGTGACGAGTGCGAAAGTTGCCGCGCATTCAACGAGAACCGCAGTTATAACATCCACGAACTCGATGCGGCATCAAACAACTCGGTGGACGATATGCGCAGCCTCATCGAGCAGACACAGATACCACCACAGGTGGGAAAATATAAGACATTTATCATCGACGAGGTGCACATGCTCTCCACCGGCGCCTTCAACGCCTTCCTCAAGACGCTCGAAGAACCGCCGGCACACGACATATTCATCCTCGCCACTACAGAAAAGCACAAACTGCTGCCCACCATCCTCAGCCGCTGTCAAATCTATGACTTCAAGCGGATGGAGATACCCGACATCGTGAACCATCTTAAGTATGTGGCAAAGGACATGGGTGTCAGTTACGAAGATGAGGCGCTGAACGTCATCGCCCAGAAAGCCGACGGCGGTATGCGCGACGCACTGAGTATCTTCGACCAGGTGGCATCGTTCTCAGAAGGCAACATCACCTACCACAAAGTCATAGAAGACCTTAACGTACTCGACTATGAATACTATTTCCGACTGACGGACTGCCTCCTGAAATGCGACATTCCGGAATCGTTGCTCATACTGAACGAGGTACTCTCAAAAGGCTTCGACGCACAGCACTTCATAGGCGGGCTGGCGACACACCTGCGCGACCTGCTCGTGAGCAAAGAACCCAGAACAACGAAACTGCTCGATGTGGCAGACAGCGTCAGACAGCGTTATACAGAACAGTCACAACGCTGCAAGCCTGCCATACTCTACAAGGCACTGCGACTTTGCAACGACTGCGACATCAACTACCGCACAGCGAGCAACAAACGACTGCTCGTGGAACTCACGCTCATACAGGTGGCACAACTCTCAAGCGATGAAGAGCCGTCGGCGGGGCGTAGCCCTGCCAAGAATATAAAACCCATCTTCTCAAGCGCTCCCGCGAACAATCCTGCCCAAGAGCGCAAACCAGCGGCAACAACCGCAGCAACTACGACAACCCCTGCAACGACACCTGCAGCAGACCCAAAGCAAGCAGTACAGTCCACACCGATAAAAGCACCAGCGGCGGCTACCACTACCGCGCCACAGCCTAAAGGTCCGAGAATCCTCTCCATCAGCGGATTGGCGAATGAAAAGAATCAAAAGTCGGCAGCGCAGGAAAAACCGCTCGATGAACTAACAGCCAACTTAGGCGAAAAGCCTTTCACTGATTCCGACCTGCGAGTGCACTGGCAACGCTATGCCAGCCAACTGCCCATAGAGAAGCGCGCCATGTCGGAACGCATGAAAAACATGCAGCCCGCGCTGAAAGAAGGTGCACAGGTGGAAGTGGTGGTCGACAACCGGCAAGTGCTTGAATACATGGAAGAGATGCGCTACGACATCACGCTCCATCTGCGACGTGAACTCGACAACAGACACATCAACCTGAACATGCGGATAAGAGAAATGACCGAGCGCAGACCGGCATACAGCCAAAAAGAAATTTTTGAACAACTACTCGAAACGCACCCGGAATTCAGACAACTCAAGGAAGACTTAAAGCTCGAATTGAACTAA
- a CDS encoding FKBP-type peptidyl-prolyl cis-trans isomerase has product MNKLITASYKLEAIDADGTKTIVEEAPIEAPFKFITGMGITLDTFESNIENLNEGDNFDFTLTPEEGYGPYMEEHVRDFDRSLFCVDGRFDKERIFVGAEVPLINEDGERFPGRVLEVTDKTVKIDLNDILAGKSLHFTGTIITSREATIEEMAGYINMISGEGCGCGCGCDHDHDHGEGCGCGHHHGHDHDHGEGCGCGHHHDH; this is encoded by the coding sequence ATGAACAAGCTAATCACTGCAAGTTACAAACTCGAAGCCATCGATGCTGATGGTACAAAAACCATAGTGGAAGAGGCCCCAATAGAGGCGCCGTTCAAGTTTATCACAGGCATGGGCATCACGCTCGACACATTCGAAAGCAACATCGAAAACCTCAACGAGGGCGACAATTTCGACTTCACGCTGACACCCGAGGAAGGCTACGGTCCCTACATGGAGGAACATGTGCGCGATTTCGACCGAAGCCTGTTCTGTGTGGACGGACGCTTCGACAAGGAGCGCATCTTCGTAGGAGCAGAAGTGCCACTCATCAACGAAGATGGCGAGCGTTTCCCGGGACGCGTGCTCGAAGTAACGGACAAGACAGTGAAAATCGATCTCAACGACATCCTCGCAGGCAAGTCGCTACACTTCACAGGCACCATCATCACCTCGCGCGAAGCCACGATAGAGGAGATGGCAGGCTATATCAACATGATCAGTGGCGAAGGTTGCGGATGCGGCTGTGGGTGCGACCATGATCACGACCACGGCGAAGGATGCGGCTGCGGTCACCACCATGGCCATGACCACGATCACGGCGAAGGATGCGGTTGCGGACACCATCACGACCACTAA
- the aroC gene encoding chorismate synthase, protein MNTIGNIFRLTSFGESHGAAIGGIIDGMPPGIDIDMAFIQSELDRRKPGQSDLTTGRKEGDRVEILSGVFEGKSTGTPIGFIVRNENQHSADYDNLRDIFRPSHADYTYFCKYGIRDHRGGGRTSARETISRVVAGAFAKLVLRQKGICIRAYTSQVGNISLSGTYQDYDLALAETNPVRCPDPETAERMAELIREVKAEGDTIGGVITGVITGCPAGLGEPVFDKLHAALGSAMLSINAAKGFEYGEGFAGVTQRGSEQNDIFTTDGKGGITTQTNHSGGIQGGISNGNDICFRVAFKPVATLLREQPTVGTDGNTTTVQARGRHDPCVLPRAVPIVEAMAAIVTLDKCLQAKC, encoded by the coding sequence ATGAACACTATCGGCAACATTTTCAGGCTAACCTCCTTCGGCGAGAGCCACGGAGCAGCCATAGGAGGAATCATCGACGGTATGCCGCCCGGCATCGACATCGACATGGCTTTCATACAGTCCGAACTCGACCGCCGCAAGCCAGGACAAAGCGACCTGACCACAGGAAGGAAGGAAGGCGACCGGGTGGAAATCCTTTCCGGTGTGTTCGAAGGCAAGAGCACCGGCACACCGATAGGTTTCATCGTGCGCAACGAGAACCAACACTCTGCCGACTACGACAACCTGCGCGACATCTTCCGACCGTCGCACGCTGACTATACCTATTTCTGCAAATACGGCATACGCGACCACCGCGGTGGCGGACGCACCTCAGCACGCGAAACCATCAGCCGTGTGGTAGCAGGCGCTTTCGCAAAGTTAGTGCTCAGGCAGAAAGGCATCTGCATCAGGGCATATACCTCACAAGTGGGCAATATAAGTCTGTCCGGCACATATCAGGACTACGACCTGGCACTTGCCGAAACGAACCCCGTTCGCTGCCCCGACCCCGAAACGGCAGAACGCATGGCTGAACTCATACGAGAGGTGAAGGCAGAGGGCGACACCATAGGCGGAGTCATCACGGGTGTCATCACGGGTTGCCCCGCAGGACTTGGAGAACCCGTCTTCGACAAACTTCATGCTGCATTGGGCAGCGCCATGCTCAGCATCAATGCAGCAAAAGGATTTGAATATGGCGAAGGCTTCGCCGGTGTAACACAGCGCGGATCAGAACAGAACGACATTTTCACCACTGACGGCAAAGGAGGCATCACAACTCAAACCAATCATAGCGGAGGTATCCAAGGCGGCATCTCCAACGGCAACGATATCTGTTTCCGAGTAGCCTTTAAGCCGGTAGCCACCCTGCTGCGCGAACAACCCACGGTAGGCACCGACGGCAATACCACCACAGTACAAGCACGCGGCAGGCACGACCCATGCGTCCTGCCCCGCGCCGTACCCATAGTGGAAGCCATGGCAGCCATCGTCACCCTCGACAAATGCCTGCAAGCCAAGTGCTGA